In a single window of the Zea mays cultivar B73 chromosome 5, Zm-B73-REFERENCE-NAM-5.0, whole genome shotgun sequence genome:
- the LOC100280697 gene encoding cyclin-A2 isoform X1 — MAMRKENPVLNACQASNGRITRAQAAANRRSFGTFPSVPLPAKTERKQTAQGKAKRGSSYDNTSASVALSGPQPKRRTVLRDVTNLSNANSNKSFAAAPKLQTKPSLRTGRTVSKSKPCAKKIPKKPPPAGNGSALTNVLNIAEETQAEKILAERVEPVLLLENRGPLSLQNVERNRDSACHEVFFEERNLRDKCEPSVSKNGDSYVLDIVDIDKDNGNPQMCASYVVEIYSNLMASELMRRPSPNYMEGLQRDITKGMREILIDWLVEVSEEYKLVPDTLYLTVYLIDRFLSRNYIERQRLQLVGITSMLVASKYEEICAPRVEEFCFITDNTYTKAEVLKMESQLLNDLGFNLSVPTTKTFLRRFLRAAQASRKTPSMTLGFLANYLAELTLTEYEFLKFLPSLVAASAVFLARWTLDQSDLPWNQTLEHYTSYKCSDIQLCVCALRELQHNTSNCPLNAIREKYRHQKFECVANLTSPEFPRSFFS, encoded by the exons ATGGCTATGCGAAAAGAAAACCCTGTGCTTAATGCTTGTCAAGCATCCAATGGCCGGATCACGCGAGCTCAAGCTGCTGCAAATCGTCGAAGCTTTGGAACTTTCCCTTCTGTTCCATTGCCTGCAAAAACCGAACGAAAACAGACTGCACAAGGGAAGGCAAAACGAGGTTCTTCATATGACAACACCAGTGCAAGTGTTGCACTTTCAGGCCCCCAGCCTAAAAGGCGCACAGTACTCAGGGATGTGACCAATTTGAGCAATGCTAACTCTAACAAAAGTTTTGCTGCTGCACCGAAGCTTCAG ACAAAGCCCTCTCTAAGGACTGGAAGAACCGTGAGCAAAAGCAAGCCGTGCGCAAAAAAGATTCCTAAAAAACCACCACCAGCTGGTAATGGAAGTGCATTGACTAATGTTTTGAACATTGCTGAAGAAACACAAGCGGAGAAGATTTTGGCAGAGAGAGTGGAACCCGTTCTGTTGCTTGAGAACAGGGGGCCACTTTCATTGCAGAATGTTGAAAGGAACAGGGACAGTGCTTGTCATGAGGTATTCTTTGAGGAAAGAAACCTCAGGGATAAATGTGAACCTTCTGTGTCAAAGAATG GGGACTCTTATGTGTTAGACATTGTAGATATCGACAAAGATAATGGCAATCCTCAAATGTGTGCTTCCTACGTTGTGGAGATATACTCAAACCTAATGGCTTCAGAG CTTATGAGAAGACCAAGTCCAAATTACATGGAGGGTTTGCAACGGGACATCACAAAGGGCATGAGAGAAATACTCATTGATTGGCTTGTGGAG GTTTCTGAAGAATACAAGCTTGTTCCAGACACGCTGTACCTAACTGTATATcttattgaccggtttctttctcggaACTACATTGAAAGACAGAGACTACAACTTGTGGGAATAACAAGCATGCTTGTTGCCTC GAAATATGAAGAGATATGTGCTCCTCGAGTAGAAGAGTTCTGTTTCATAACCGACAATACATACACAAAAGCAGAG GTGCTGAAAATGGAGAGCCAGCTGCTGAATGACCTGGGATTTAACCTTTCTGTTCCAACTACAAAAACATTTCTCAG GAGATTCCTTAGAGCGGCACAAGCATCTCGTAAA ACTCCTTCTATGACTTTAGGATTTCTGGCCAATTATCTCGCGGAGTTGACTTTGACCGAATATGAGTTCTTGAAATTTCTTCCGTCGTTGGTGGCAGCATCGGCCGTGTTTCTTGCTAGATGGACGCTTGACCAATCCGACCTCCCATGG AACCAGACTCTAGAGCACTACACCTCTTACAAATGCTCTGACATTCAATTGTGTGTCTGTGCTCTACGGGAACTCCAGCATAACACCAGTAACTGCCCTCTTAACGCCATCCGCGAGAAGTACAGGCATCAAAAG TTTGAATGCGTAGCGAACCTAACTTCACCGGAGTTCCCTCGGTCGTTCTTCAGCTGA